CATGAAGATCCCTTACACCGTCGAGGAGATATGCGAAGCGACCCGTGAGGTGGTCAGGCAGACCAAGACGGACATTGACTACATACGTCCGATCGCATACTATGGGCTGGGCGAGCCAGGCAAGATCGTCCTTAACCCAGCGAAGTTCAAGGTGAACGTCGCAGTGGCCACCGCGAAGATGGGGACCTACATGGGCAAGGAACAGCTGGAGAAGGGAGCCAACATCATGACCTCCTCCTGGGAGAAGCCTTCGAACAAGTCCACATCGCTACAGGCCAAGATCTGCGGCAACTATGTGAACTCGGTCATCGCCAAGATCGAGTCCAATCAGCACGGGGCGGATGAAGCGCTCATGCTGAACTCGAACGGGACCGTCGCGGAAGGACCGGGCGAGAACATGTTCATCGTCCGGCACGGAAAGCTCATCACCCCGCCGATAACCGCGGGCGTCCTGGAAGGAGTGACCAAGGACTCCGTAATCACCATCGCCAAAGATCTTAAGATCGAGGTCGTTGAGCGCGACATCACCAGAGGAGAGATATTCATCGCCGACGAGTTCTTCATGACCGGCACCGCGGCAGAGGTCACTCCCTGCAGCTACCTGGACGGACGCATGATCGGGGACGGAAAGGCAGGGCCCATCACCAAGAAACTCCAGACCGCGTTCTTCAAGGCCGCCAGAGGCCAGGACAAGAAGTATGACAAGTGGCTCGACTACGTTGACCAGTAAGGCGCATGGGCCGGGTGATCCCCGGTCGCCGCCAAACACATTCCATCTATTCTTACTGATCCGGTTTTTCGGAGTTGTTGCGGACCTTATATCTCAGGTACAGCAGACCGCCTTCGTATTTTTTGGTGCCTAGCAGGTCCATCTCTATCGCTTTGTCCTCATCTCCCAGATCGGGGGCGATGAACATTGAACGGTTCGTACTTCCTCCCACTGCTAAGGGATGGATCAACAGGTGCACCTCAGAGACCAGCTTCTGACGCAGAAGCGCACCGTTCAAGTTACCCCCGCTGTCCACCCTGATCCTTTTGGCGCCGAACTCCGTTCCTAGCCACTCCAGGGCCACGGTCAGGTCCACACGGTCATCCCCGAACGAGGCGTATCTGACCTTCCTTTCCTTCAGGTACTCCAAGTATTCCTTCGGTGTCGAGGCGGAGACCAGCGCCACCGCTTCCTTCCAGTACGGTTGATTTCGAAGATTGTTCCAGCACCTGATGCGGCCTTTACCGTCGACGATCGCGACGGTCAGTCTCTTATCTTTCGGATCGTTCTTTGGAACATAGGCGTCCGCATCGGTGTCCGTCAGGCCCGCTGATACTATCGTCTCGCTGCCAACCAAGATCACCTCCGTATTCATCTTGGCCGCGATCGAATAGTACGTTCCAATGTCGAAACTGCAATGGTCCATTCTTCCAT
The window above is part of the Methanomassiliicoccales archaeon genome. Proteins encoded here:
- a CDS encoding dihydrofolate reductase family protein, with the protein product MPEVVVYNAVSADGRMDHCSFDIGTYYSIAAKMNTEVILVGSETIVSAGLTDTDADAYVPKNDPKDKRLTVAIVDGKGRIRCWNNLRNQPYWKEAVALVSASTPKEYLEYLKERKVRYASFGDDRVDLTVALEWLGTEFGAKRIRVDSGGNLNGALLRQKLVSEVHLLIHPLAVGGSTNRSMFIAPDLGDEDKAIEMDLLGTKKYEGGLLYLRYKVRNNSEKPDQ
- a CDS encoding branched-chain amino acid transaminase, which translates into the protein MANKPMVWMDGKMVEQDKAYVPLMSHALHYGSGVFEGIRLYDTKKGRAIFRLQDHIVRLFNSSKILDMKIPYTVEEICEATREVVRQTKTDIDYIRPIAYYGLGEPGKIVLNPAKFKVNVAVATAKMGTYMGKEQLEKGANIMTSSWEKPSNKSTSLQAKICGNYVNSVIAKIESNQHGADEALMLNSNGTVAEGPGENMFIVRHGKLITPPITAGVLEGVTKDSVITIAKDLKIEVVERDITRGEIFIADEFFMTGTAAEVTPCSYLDGRMIGDGKAGPITKKLQTAFFKAARGQDKKYDKWLDYVDQ